The Rhizobium sp. CCGE531 genomic sequence TCTCGATCTTTGCTTGTTTCGTGGATTGGCTTCAAGCTTTTGTCCGCGAAAGTCAAGTTTGGATCGGCATTTGGCTTCGTGGCGCCGAGCTTCGTTGTCGGCTCCAAAGAGTCATACAACGACTAACTGCAGCACTTGGCGGCGTTTGCTGATCCGCAGCAGGCGGCAGCCTGGGTCTGCTCCGCCAGCCACCGGTCACGTGGCTTGCAGCTGGCCGCGCGCGCCGTGAGCTCGACATACACGGCATCGTCGCCGATAACAGGAGCCGATGCGCAGTAGAGCTGCATCGGCCGCACCCCGTCGCTCACCTCAAAGGTCAGCCTCGCTGAACCGTCGAGCTGCACGTGCTCGGAAACTTTGCGGATGATGGCAGCGAATTTGCCCGCTGGCATATGGGTGCGGTCGCCTTCCTCGATATCCCAAAGCTGCACGAAAATCTCCGCCCAAGCTTCCGGGTTGGCCCCGCAGTCCAGTGCCGAAAACTGTCCGGCTTTGACCTCGGTGACAT encodes the following:
- a CDS encoding DUF6428 family protein; translation: MNAIDKTPASDISLGLLLETLAASRDLPLVFRYDGRPVRPGYHVTEVKAGQFSALDCGANPEAWAEIFVQLWDIEEGDRTHMPAGKFAAIIRKVSEHVQLDGSARLTFEVSDGVRPMQLYCASAPVIGDDAVYVELTARAASCKPRDRWLAEQTQAAACCGSANAAKCCS